One genomic region from Yersinia canariae encodes:
- a CDS encoding DNA cytosine methyltransferase, producing MKEIIVDNFAGGGGASTGIEMATGRSVDIAINHDPNAIAMHTTNHPDTLHYCESVFDIDPVAATAGRPVGLAWFSPDCRHFSKAKGRKPVKKEIRGLAWIVVRWALAKKPRVMMLENVEEFKTWGPLLTAEDGTEHPDPARSGETFAAFVGMLTTGIDAGHPALLECCEVLGFDISSIDAKRLQSGLGYVVEHRELRASDYGAPTIRKRFFMVMRCDGQPAVWPEPTHGDPKSLDVQSGHREPWRTAAECIDWSIPCPSIFERKKPLAENTLKRIARGIQRFVMDNPTPFIVKCNHTSNKTSYDCFRGQSLDQPLQTITKTHGYSLISPVIARIGQTGFGGDRMAYEAGKPLTTVTSKAEHLLVAPIIARQFGNSVGHSVEKPNGTVTAGGGGKSQLVSAFLAKHFGGNYTGPGADLDQPAHTVTTVDHHALVTSNLIKLRGTCKDGQPVTQPMPTITAGGLHVGEVRAFLLKYYGNEKEGVSLSDPLHTVTTNDRFGLVTVEGIDYQIVDIGMRMLQPHELYAAQGFPSWYIIDRDYTGTKYAKDKQVARCGNAVPPPFAEALVRANLPEMCIERKEVAA from the coding sequence ATGAAAGAAATCATTGTCGATAATTTTGCCGGTGGCGGTGGGGCTTCTACTGGGATCGAAATGGCAACCGGGCGCAGTGTTGATATTGCAATTAACCATGACCCAAATGCTATCGCCATGCACACCACTAATCACCCCGATACGCTGCATTATTGTGAATCGGTATTCGATATTGATCCTGTAGCGGCGACTGCCGGCCGACCTGTTGGGCTGGCGTGGTTCAGCCCTGATTGCCGTCATTTCAGTAAAGCCAAAGGCCGCAAGCCGGTTAAAAAAGAGATCCGTGGTTTAGCGTGGATTGTTGTTCGTTGGGCCTTGGCGAAAAAGCCTCGGGTAATGATGTTGGAAAATGTCGAAGAGTTTAAAACGTGGGGGCCGCTGCTCACGGCTGAAGATGGTACCGAACATCCTGATCCCGCCCGCTCTGGTGAGACATTCGCGGCATTCGTTGGCATGTTGACCACGGGGATTGATGCCGGGCACCCAGCGCTATTGGAATGTTGTGAGGTATTAGGTTTTGATATCAGCAGCATAGACGCTAAACGACTGCAGTCTGGTTTGGGCTATGTTGTGGAACATAGAGAGCTTCGGGCCAGTGATTACGGTGCGCCAACTATTCGTAAACGGTTCTTTATGGTTATGCGCTGTGACGGGCAACCGGCGGTGTGGCCGGAGCCAACTCACGGTGATCCTAAGTCACTGGATGTTCAAAGCGGTCACCGCGAACCGTGGCGAACAGCAGCCGAGTGTATTGACTGGTCAATTCCTTGCCCAAGTATTTTCGAGCGCAAGAAACCGCTGGCAGAGAACACACTGAAACGTATTGCGCGCGGTATTCAGCGGTTTGTTATGGATAACCCCACGCCATTTATCGTGAAGTGTAACCACACTAGCAATAAGACTTCTTACGACTGTTTCCGAGGTCAATCTCTGGATCAGCCATTACAGACGATCACTAAAACCCACGGATATTCCTTGATTAGTCCAGTAATTGCCCGCATTGGACAAACCGGCTTCGGCGGCGACCGTATGGCATATGAGGCAGGCAAACCGCTAACTACAGTCACAAGCAAGGCTGAACATCTGTTGGTCGCCCCGATTATTGCCCGCCAGTTTGGGAACAGCGTAGGCCATAGTGTTGAGAAACCTAACGGCACGGTAACGGCTGGCGGTGGTGGTAAATCTCAGTTGGTGTCTGCGTTCCTGGCTAAACACTTCGGCGGTAACTATACCGGCCCCGGCGCAGATCTAGACCAGCCAGCCCATACGGTGACAACGGTTGATCATCATGCACTAGTGACTTCCAATCTGATTAAGTTGCGCGGCACATGCAAAGATGGTCAGCCAGTAACTCAGCCGATGCCAACCATTACCGCTGGTGGTCTGCATGTCGGAGAGGTTCGGGCTTTCTTGCTTAAATATTATGGTAACGAGAAAGAGGGGGTAAGCCTCAGTGATCCATTACATACCGTAACCACTAATGATCGCTTTGGCCTGGTGACAGTTGAAGGGATTGATTATCAAATCGTCGATATCGGCATGCGTATGCTACAACCCCATGAACTGTACGCCGCGCAGGGCTTCCCGAGCTGGTACATCATCGACCGTGATTACACCGGCACGAAATACGCGAAAGATAAACAAGTAGCTCGCTGTGGTAATGCGGTACCACCACCGTTTGCCGAGGCGCTTGTGCGGGCAAATCTGCCTGAAATGTGTATCGAACGTAAAGAGGTGGCGGCTTGA
- a CDS encoding RusA family crossover junction endodeoxyribonuclease, whose amino-acid sequence MKLTLPFPPSVNSYCRAPNKGPLAGQHLISAKGRQFRTEALACILEQLRRVPKSITGHVAVTINFYPPDQRIRDMDNYLKTPLDALTHAGVWVDDNQVKKMALEWGPIIKGGKIEIQISEVNINAHL is encoded by the coding sequence TTGAAACTAACCCTGCCATTCCCGCCCTCTGTAAACAGCTACTGTCGCGCCCCAAACAAGGGGCCGCTTGCTGGTCAGCATCTTATCAGCGCTAAGGGCCGTCAGTTCAGAACTGAGGCTTTAGCCTGCATTCTGGAGCAATTACGGCGGGTACCAAAATCGATTACTGGCCATGTTGCAGTAACCATTAATTTCTACCCACCAGATCAACGCATCAGGGATATGGACAACTATCTGAAAACGCCCTTGGATGCCCTTACTCATGCGGGTGTTTGGGTCGATGATAACCAGGTGAAAAAGATGGCGCTTGAATGGGGGCCAATCATCAAGGGAGGAAAGATTGAGATACAGATCAGCGAGGTGAATATAAATGCTCACCTTTAA
- a CDS encoding phage antirepressor KilAC domain-containing protein, translating to MTTVVGIPVSKSVVTMSSREVAELTQKQHGHVCRDVEKMLEELNESADQYIHNWTHPQNGQIYREFCLDRDHVECLLVGYSSLLRMKVIRRLRELENKTSVPQTLPEALRLAADLAEEKQQLENQLSIAAPKVEFVDRYVKANGSMTFRQVAKLLNAKEHEFICFLQDNHVMYRLNGTLTPRQPHSDLGRFEVKTGTNSVNNHAFTQARFTPKGVKWIGGLWSEYLAKKGAA from the coding sequence ATGACAACTGTCGTAGGCATCCCCGTATCTAAATCTGTTGTGACTATGAGCAGCCGTGAAGTGGCTGAGTTAACCCAAAAGCAACATGGTCACGTTTGTCGTGATGTCGAAAAAATGCTGGAAGAGCTGAATGAAAGTGCTGACCAGTATATCCATAATTGGACACACCCCCAAAACGGCCAGATATATCGAGAGTTTTGCTTAGATCGCGATCACGTAGAGTGTTTGCTTGTTGGGTATAGCTCGTTATTACGTATGAAGGTTATTCGCCGCCTTCGTGAGTTGGAAAACAAAACGTCAGTCCCTCAAACCCTCCCCGAAGCTTTACGCCTTGCTGCCGATCTAGCGGAAGAAAAGCAACAACTTGAAAACCAGCTTTCTATTGCTGCGCCAAAAGTTGAGTTTGTCGATCGCTACGTTAAGGCTAATGGTTCAATGACGTTCCGTCAGGTTGCAAAGCTGCTGAATGCTAAAGAGCATGAATTTATCTGTTTCCTACAAGATAACCACGTCATGTACCGCTTGAATGGCACATTAACGCCACGCCAGCCGCACAGTGATTTAGGGCGATTTGAAGTTAAGACGGGTACTAACAGCGTAAATAATCACGCATTCACCCAAGCCAGATTCACTCCGAAAGGCGTTAAGTGGATAGGGGGTTTATGGTCTGAGTATCTTGCAAAGAAAGGTGCCGCATGA
- a CDS encoding DUF968 domain-containing protein translates to MRALLTPFIQQELGVVILKPGADLLPYLSGRLLVATEPEEFKSLPAGLLPVTDQLLANDPRLLPFFEHERVLNVAGGPRVLEAWVKRLKECQWHSPDDTHDRNLTILRYGQRSICLCWHHDNKLRDHITSRLNALATNNLITWLISTVCSHFRFPEGHQLTMPELCWWAVVNEVADLLPDSIARASLRMLPEVSKPGPTKESDITWKPNPTQIIESKVEQVKRVLALKIDDEPPASFMRIPKRYRWESRKWLTWVKSQACSGCGGSAGDAHHIIGHGQGGMGTKAHDLFTIPLCRGCHDSLHADMRAWEAEHGSQIVLWFHFMDRSISIGAMA, encoded by the coding sequence ATGAGGGCATTGTTAACCCCATTCATCCAGCAAGAACTTGGTGTTGTCATATTGAAGCCAGGTGCTGATCTGCTGCCTTATTTGTCCGGGCGTTTGCTGGTGGCCACTGAGCCAGAAGAGTTTAAATCTCTACCCGCTGGCTTGTTGCCGGTTACTGATCAGCTATTAGCCAATGATCCGCGCCTATTGCCATTCTTTGAGCACGAAAGGGTTCTCAATGTCGCTGGTGGGCCTCGAGTATTAGAGGCATGGGTTAAACGGTTGAAAGAGTGCCAATGGCATAGCCCGGATGATACTCATGACCGTAATCTCACAATATTGCGTTATGGACAGCGGTCAATTTGCCTGTGCTGGCACCACGATAATAAATTGAGGGACCATATAACCTCCCGCCTAAATGCGTTGGCGACGAATAACTTGATAACGTGGCTCATATCGACAGTATGCAGTCATTTCCGTTTTCCAGAGGGCCACCAGCTAACCATGCCGGAATTATGTTGGTGGGCAGTTGTTAACGAGGTTGCCGACCTATTGCCTGATTCAATTGCTCGGGCGAGTCTGCGGATGCTGCCAGAAGTGAGCAAGCCCGGACCAACAAAGGAAAGTGATATCACTTGGAAGCCAAATCCGACACAAATCATTGAATCCAAGGTGGAGCAGGTTAAGAGGGTGCTGGCGCTGAAAATTGATGATGAGCCACCCGCCAGTTTTATGCGCATCCCAAAGCGGTACCGGTGGGAAAGCCGCAAGTGGCTGACATGGGTTAAATCTCAGGCTTGCTCTGGTTGCGGTGGCTCAGCTGGCGACGCTCATCACATCATTGGTCACGGGCAGGGCGGTATGGGTACCAAGGCCCACGACCTTTTCACTATTCCTCTTTGTCGTGGTTGCCACGATTCACTGCATGCGGATATGCGGGCGTGGGAAGCGGAGCATGGAAGCCAAATAGTGTTGTGGTTTCATTTTATGGATCGGTCTATCTCGATCGGGGCAATGGCCTGA
- a CDS encoding bacteriophage antitermination protein Q produces MNQQYLQYVRGVLSVALTDICGSSKGQLEAFDGAALARTTRFKRQRIRSIEVGGRRVCQETEPVRCTETRSSKSQVTPIDPLTYCTSAWRRAVFKLKPHQAAWIRYCYSFDLTFDYQVEICRYIWNEYQPHLSQKPVTAKVRRRVESLVWLAVQQTAGVGHLLHGKEYSYSELAGLVGVQRNNWTMHYAPHWESLLRLAEVLDADSLNCVVNHKSGR; encoded by the coding sequence ATGAACCAACAATATCTCCAGTATGTTCGAGGTGTATTGTCTGTTGCCCTTACTGATATATGCGGAAGCAGCAAGGGACAATTAGAGGCGTTTGATGGTGCGGCGTTAGCCAGAACTACACGATTTAAGCGTCAGAGGATTAGGAGTATTGAGGTTGGTGGTCGTAGAGTTTGTCAAGAAACGGAGCCAGTGCGTTGCACAGAAACCCGCTCTAGTAAAAGCCAGGTTACCCCTATAGATCCGCTAACGTATTGCACCAGTGCATGGCGTAGGGCGGTATTCAAGTTAAAGCCTCATCAGGCTGCATGGATTCGCTATTGTTATTCCTTCGATCTGACATTTGATTATCAGGTTGAGATATGTCGCTATATATGGAATGAGTATCAGCCGCACTTATCACAAAAACCAGTAACAGCAAAAGTACGGAGGAGAGTTGAAAGCCTTGTATGGCTGGCAGTGCAACAAACGGCTGGTGTGGGCCACTTGTTACATGGGAAAGAGTATTCATATTCAGAGCTAGCGGGATTAGTGGGGGTTCAGCGTAATAACTGGACAATGCACTATGCGCCGCATTGGGAATCACTATTAAGGCTGGCTGAAGTATTAGATGCGGATTCTCTGAATTGCGTTGTAAATCACAAATCAGGAAGATAG
- a CDS encoding type II toxin-antitoxin system HicA family toxin produces the protein MKQSEFRRWLEAQGVEFKNGTNHLKLYYQGRQSVMPRHPGKEIGETLRKAIIKQLGIK, from the coding sequence GTGAAGCAGAGCGAGTTTCGAAGGTGGCTCGAAGCTCAAGGGGTAGAGTTCAAGAATGGCACCAACCACTTGAAACTCTACTACCAAGGCAGACAGTCAGTGATGCCGAGACACCCCGGTAAAGAGATAGGGGAAACGCTAAGGAAAGCGATAATCAAACAGTTAGGCATCAAATAA
- a CDS encoding type II toxin-antitoxin system HicB family antitoxin, with protein MRYPVKLQKEGDGYFVSFPDIPEALTQGDTREEALEMARDALVTAFEFYFEDNRPVPLPSGLGDDFVSVPASVWAKVLLLNAMLETGITNAELARRMGLKPQEVQRIVTLGHNTKIDTIEAALAALGKCLELSIE; from the coding sequence ATGCGATATCCAGTAAAATTACAGAAAGAAGGTGATGGGTACTTTGTTAGTTTCCCTGATATACCTGAGGCCTTAACTCAAGGCGATACCAGAGAAGAAGCGTTAGAGATGGCGCGTGATGCTCTGGTGACTGCGTTTGAATTTTACTTTGAAGATAACCGCCCGGTTCCACTTCCGAGCGGTCTGGGTGATGACTTTGTGTCAGTACCAGCCAGTGTGTGGGCGAAAGTATTACTGCTCAATGCAATGTTGGAGACTGGAATAACTAACGCTGAATTAGCACGCCGAATGGGGCTTAAGCCGCAGGAAGTTCAGAGGATTGTCACGTTAGGGCATAACACAAAGATTGATACAATCGAGGCGGCTTTGGCTGCCCTGGGCAAGTGTTTAGAGTTATCAATTGAATAA
- a CDS encoding phage holin family protein yields the protein MSEPITSTGAATATITGVTFIGLLSGLDAGVVVGAFAGAAVFVLSASDFTLFKKLFLFGLSWGTGVLSAPFITSFINFLTPSEVKAAEPVGAMVAGAVVIRLLMWANKESKNPGNIIDRFRSGGGRPDE from the coding sequence ATGTCGGAACCGATCACCAGCACCGGAGCCGCCACTGCAACTATAACTGGCGTTACTTTCATCGGGCTGTTATCGGGGCTGGATGCTGGTGTTGTCGTGGGCGCTTTTGCAGGTGCTGCTGTATTCGTGCTATCTGCCTCGGACTTTACTTTATTTAAGAAACTATTTTTGTTTGGTCTTTCATGGGGTACAGGCGTTTTATCTGCCCCATTTATTACATCGTTTATTAATTTCCTGACGCCTAGCGAAGTTAAAGCCGCCGAACCGGTGGGCGCAATGGTTGCTGGTGCTGTTGTCATACGCCTATTGATGTGGGCAAACAAAGAGTCAAAGAACCCCGGCAACATAATCGACCGCTTTAGAAGTGGTGGGGGAAGGCCAGATGAATGA